One region of Rhizobium sp. WYJ-E13 genomic DNA includes:
- a CDS encoding ABC transporter permease translates to MTGRARSTYPLLLIAPSALLLGLFLVLPYLNIVVMSLRNPANGSPYAPGFTVGNYLRLATDTFYMQQVANTLLIGLVTTLVCLILGFPVAWQLSREKMRFRGLAYGLVLSPLLVGIVIRSYGWTILLGNNGIINKTLMNLGLIDRPIGLMYNALGIVIALVHVFLPFMILPLMSALQGIDPSLKSAARSLGAGKLTVFRRVILPLAMPGIQAGCILVFVLSMSAYVTPALIGGLRVKTMAVSVVDALIDTFQWPFGSAMALMLSLTGAVVVVIFARLTRMKWKMS, encoded by the coding sequence ATGACAGGCCGCGCCAGATCCACCTATCCGCTTCTCCTCATCGCGCCCTCGGCATTGCTCCTCGGGCTGTTTCTTGTTCTGCCCTATCTCAATATTGTGGTGATGAGCCTGCGCAACCCGGCCAACGGCTCGCCCTATGCGCCCGGATTTACGGTCGGCAATTACCTGAGGCTGGCGACCGATACGTTCTACATGCAGCAGGTGGCGAACACGCTCTTGATCGGTCTGGTCACGACTCTTGTTTGCCTCATTCTCGGTTTTCCGGTTGCCTGGCAGCTGTCGCGCGAGAAGATGCGGTTTCGCGGCCTTGCCTATGGGCTGGTGCTGTCGCCGCTTCTCGTCGGCATTGTCATCCGCAGTTATGGGTGGACGATTCTTCTTGGGAATAACGGCATCATCAACAAGACGCTGATGAATTTGGGTTTGATCGATCGTCCGATCGGGCTGATGTACAACGCTCTCGGCATCGTCATTGCGCTCGTCCACGTCTTCCTGCCCTTCATGATCCTGCCGTTGATGAGCGCGCTGCAGGGGATCGATCCGTCGTTAAAGTCGGCCGCACGCTCGCTTGGTGCGGGAAAGCTGACGGTCTTCAGGCGCGTAATCCTGCCGCTGGCCATGCCGGGTATCCAGGCAGGCTGCATTTTGGTGTTCGTGCTTTCAATGAGCGCCTACGTGACCCCCGCCCTGATCGGTGGCCTGAGGGTGAAGACGATGGCAGTCAGCGTCGTTGACGCGCTGATCGACACATTCCAGTGGCCGTTCGGCTCCGCCATGGCACTGATGCTTTCCCTCACCGGAGCGGTGGTCGTCGTGATCTTCGCGCGGCTTACCCGGATGAAATGGAAGATGAGCTGA
- a CDS encoding nucleoside 2-deoxyribosyltransferase yields the protein MTRKVYLAGPEVFLPNAREMLDRKAALAREAGLLPLSPGDLEIPHTNSKRERAAAINAVDEKMMIEAEAIIANLTPFRGIAADTGTAFELGFMCASGKPVFAYTNVARDHGGRVSDLYGGAVAYDAEGRLRDPNGIAVEDFGLADNLMLHAGIERRGGVLIIGDAAPDALYTDLAAFKTCLAVAVEKLR from the coding sequence ATGACAAGAAAAGTTTATCTGGCCGGTCCCGAGGTCTTCCTTCCCAACGCCCGTGAAATGCTCGACCGCAAAGCAGCACTTGCCCGTGAGGCGGGACTTCTCCCGCTTTCCCCAGGTGATCTGGAAATCCCCCACACGAACTCGAAGCGCGAGCGGGCCGCGGCGATAAACGCGGTGGACGAGAAGATGATGATCGAGGCTGAAGCGATCATCGCCAATCTGACGCCTTTTCGTGGCATCGCCGCCGATACGGGGACGGCCTTCGAACTCGGCTTTATGTGCGCAAGCGGCAAGCCTGTATTCGCCTACACGAATGTGGCCCGCGATCACGGCGGACGAGTGAGCGATCTCTACGGCGGGGCCGTCGCGTATGATGCTGAAGGTCGACTGCGAGACCCGAACGGGATTGCGGTCGAGGATTTTGGCCTGGCCGACAATCTCATGCTGCATGCCGGGATTGAGCGGCGCGGTGGCGTCCTTATCATCGGAGACGCGGCGCCGGATGCGCTCTATACGGACCTTGCCGCGTTCAAGACGTGTCTCGCCGTCGCCGTTGAGAAGCTACGCTAG
- a CDS encoding ABC transporter ATP-binding protein: MTEVSIEGLTKHYGASRAVNGISVKIEQGEFISLLGPSGCGKTTTLKMIAGFEDVTSGAIRFDGQDVSHVPAEKRDIGMVFQNYALFPHMTVAQNLAFGLEMRRISRPEIAIRTARVLDMVQLSGYADRYPRQLSGGQQQRVALARALVIEPRILLLDEPLANLDAKLRDEMRVFIRDLQKRVGITTVYVTHDQAEAMTMSDRIVVMFGGQIAQYGAPSDVYDRPASLEVAQFVGQVNTLPGRLKGRNDDGTSVVETVLGTAKVKGTLPSSDGSIPVLLRPEAIELAAAGDEGAGIIATVLQSYYSGSLIDYRLVLESGETLNVQTFPRSRFQPGDRVRVKVDSERFWVAGTIA; this comes from the coding sequence ATGACCGAGGTGAGCATCGAAGGGCTGACCAAGCATTATGGCGCCTCGCGCGCCGTCAACGGCATTTCCGTCAAGATAGAGCAGGGCGAGTTCATCTCGCTGCTCGGGCCATCGGGATGCGGCAAGACGACAACGCTGAAGATGATTGCCGGTTTCGAGGACGTCACATCCGGCGCCATTCGCTTCGACGGGCAGGATGTCTCGCATGTGCCGGCGGAAAAGCGCGATATCGGCATGGTGTTCCAGAACTATGCGCTCTTCCCGCATATGACCGTGGCGCAGAACCTCGCCTTCGGCCTGGAAATGCGCAGGATTTCGCGGCCAGAAATCGCGATCCGCACCGCCAGGGTTCTGGATATGGTGCAGCTATCCGGATATGCCGACCGCTATCCGCGCCAATTGTCCGGCGGACAGCAACAGCGCGTGGCGCTTGCTCGCGCGCTGGTCATCGAACCGCGTATCCTGTTGCTTGATGAGCCGCTTGCCAATCTCGATGCCAAGCTTCGTGACGAAATGCGTGTCTTCATACGCGACCTGCAGAAGCGCGTGGGCATTACCACGGTCTATGTGACCCACGATCAGGCCGAAGCAATGACGATGTCTGACAGGATCGTCGTGATGTTCGGCGGGCAGATTGCGCAATATGGTGCCCCGTCTGATGTTTATGATCGCCCGGCAAGCCTGGAAGTCGCGCAGTTCGTCGGGCAGGTGAATACGTTGCCCGGTCGCCTGAAGGGCCGGAACGATGACGGAACGTCGGTCGTCGAAACCGTGCTTGGAACGGCGAAGGTCAAAGGAACCCTGCCGTCAAGCGACGGCTCCATCCCCGTCTTGCTGCGGCCGGAGGCCATCGAACTTGCGGCCGCGGGGGATGAGGGCGCGGGTATTATCGCAACGGTTTTGCAGAGCTATTATTCCGGCAGTCTGATCGACTATCGGCTGGTGCTCGAAAGCGGCGAAACACTGAACGTCCAGACCTTTCCGCGAAGCCGCTTCCAGCCGGGTGATCGCGTGAGGGTGAAGGTCGACAGCGAGCGTTTCTGGGTGGCGGGAACGATCGCATGA
- a CDS encoding SMP-30/gluconolactonase/LRE family protein — MAEASIYEIHDPRFRQLIVTSAGLDELYSGCRWAEGPVWFNDANQLLWSDIPNQRMLRWTPEGGVSVYRQPSNFANGHTRDRQGRLISCEHGGRRVTRTEIDGSITVLADRFEGAPLNSPNDVVVKSDGTIWFTDPTYGIMSDYEGYQAEPEQASRNVYRLDPTTGELAAVATDFIQPNGLAFSPDETILYVADSAASHDESLPRHIRAFYVEDGRRLANGRVFCLIDTGIPDGIRTDANGNLWSSAGDGVHCFDPTGRLIGKIRVPQTVANLTFGGPKRNRLFIAATRSLYSLYVAVTGSQLP, encoded by the coding sequence ATGGCCGAGGCCAGCATCTACGAAATCCATGATCCGCGCTTCCGGCAGTTGATCGTGACGAGCGCCGGCCTTGACGAACTCTATTCCGGCTGCCGCTGGGCGGAGGGTCCCGTCTGGTTCAACGACGCCAACCAGCTACTCTGGAGCGACATTCCAAACCAGCGGATGCTGCGATGGACGCCCGAAGGCGGCGTCTCCGTCTATCGGCAACCCTCCAACTTCGCAAACGGCCACACGCGCGACCGGCAGGGCCGGCTCATCTCCTGCGAGCATGGCGGACGCCGCGTCACGCGCACCGAGATCGATGGATCGATCACCGTGCTCGCCGACCGTTTTGAGGGTGCACCGCTCAATTCGCCGAACGACGTGGTGGTGAAATCGGACGGCACGATCTGGTTCACCGATCCCACCTACGGCATCATGTCGGATTACGAAGGCTACCAGGCCGAGCCGGAGCAGGCGAGCCGCAACGTCTACCGGCTCGATCCCACGACCGGCGAACTTGCGGCTGTCGCCACGGATTTCATCCAGCCGAACGGCCTTGCCTTCTCACCAGACGAAACGATCCTCTACGTTGCGGATTCGGCAGCAAGCCATGACGAAAGCCTGCCACGCCACATCCGGGCGTTTTACGTGGAGGACGGCAGACGGCTCGCAAACGGCCGCGTCTTCTGTCTCATCGACACAGGCATCCCCGACGGCATCCGTACAGACGCGAACGGTAACCTCTGGTCGAGCGCCGGCGATGGCGTGCATTGCTTCGACCCGACGGGCAGACTGATCGGCAAGATCCGTGTACCGCAAACCGTTGCGAACCTCACCTTCGGCGGACCCAAACGCAATCGGCTGTTCATCGCGGCAACGCGCTCGCTCTATTCGCTCTACGTCGCCGTGACCGGCTCTCAGCTGCCGTAA
- a CDS encoding ABC transporter permease: MTPLLRLFAKPWIWSWLAAFIVWFLTIMVTLGASTLGLSQAALTFAAFSVIVGIGQMFVITLGPGNIDLSVPATMTLAGTVALKLMNVENGMILPGLLVAVVVGLVVGLCNYALIKALRIPPIIATLSTSFIVQSAAIWTNRGLRIKPPSVLAEFTTSNTLGVPNVAIVALLVSLFAWFLLEKTIYGRWISAIGQSMPAARMAGIPVDGTRFVTYLFCAVLASVAGYLLACFSGGAALNMGSEYLLMSIAVVVIGGTAVAGGDSNVPGIWGASLFMFLVVSMLNTYGVGAGVRLIMTGLIIISVIMLAGGRRAGMR, encoded by the coding sequence ATGACCCCGCTGCTCCGCCTGTTCGCCAAGCCCTGGATCTGGTCGTGGCTTGCCGCTTTCATCGTCTGGTTCCTGACGATCATGGTGACGCTCGGCGCCAGCACGCTTGGTCTGTCGCAGGCAGCACTCACCTTCGCCGCCTTCTCCGTCATCGTCGGCATCGGACAGATGTTCGTCATCACGCTCGGCCCCGGCAATATCGACCTCTCGGTTCCGGCTACAATGACGCTTGCCGGCACCGTGGCGCTGAAGCTGATGAATGTTGAAAACGGCATGATCCTGCCCGGGCTTCTCGTCGCCGTCGTCGTCGGCCTCGTCGTCGGCCTCTGCAACTATGCGCTCATCAAGGCGCTGCGCATTCCGCCAATCATCGCGACACTTTCGACGAGCTTCATCGTGCAGTCCGCCGCGATCTGGACGAACCGGGGCTTGCGCATCAAGCCTCCGAGCGTGCTGGCGGAATTCACCACGTCGAACACGCTCGGCGTACCCAACGTCGCGATCGTTGCTCTCCTGGTCTCGCTCTTTGCCTGGTTCCTGCTCGAGAAGACGATTTATGGACGCTGGATTTCAGCGATCGGCCAGAGCATGCCGGCCGCGCGCATGGCCGGGATACCGGTCGATGGGACGCGCTTCGTCACCTATCTCTTCTGCGCCGTGCTCGCATCGGTCGCGGGCTATCTGCTCGCGTGCTTCTCCGGCGGCGCGGCGCTCAACATGGGCTCGGAATATCTCTTGATGTCGATCGCCGTCGTCGTGATCGGCGGCACGGCGGTCGCCGGCGGCGATTCCAACGTGCCGGGCATCTGGGGCGCATCGCTCTTCATGTTCCTTGTTGTTTCCATGCTTAACACCTACGGGGTCGGTGCGGGGGTCCGCCTCATCATGACCGGTCTCATCATCATCAGCGTCATCATGCTCGCCGGCGGCCGTCGGGCCGGCATGCGATAA
- a CDS encoding isopenicillin N synthase family oxygenase, whose protein sequence is MQTTTAPDEVQDSIPVIDIAPFVAGAEAGGKVVTAIEDACRRTGFFLVTGHGVSPEVTTRLYNLARDFFDEPQEWKIGQGRGTSIEGGVAFSPLADEALAATLGIKTPGDYKESLNFGPRLPGDLWPTRPEGLEQAFADYFTEMEKLAGHLRRAFCEAIGLAPDYFEPAFENHLSALRVINYPEQKESPLPGQLRAGVHTDYGFMTILRSEASPGGLQVKNRAGDWLDAPNVESAYVINIGDAFMRWSNDEWLSTPHRVANPPGAFKGTTRRQSIPFFLNPSRDTVIECLAPFAAKSAAKYEPITYGDYILLKTSQAFGKT, encoded by the coding sequence ATGCAGACGACCACAGCGCCGGATGAGGTGCAGGACAGCATACCGGTCATCGATATCGCACCATTCGTCGCAGGCGCGGAAGCGGGCGGGAAGGTCGTCACTGCCATCGAGGATGCCTGCCGCCGAACCGGCTTCTTCCTCGTTACGGGGCACGGCGTCAGCCCTGAAGTGACAACCCGTCTCTATAACCTCGCTCGCGATTTCTTCGATGAGCCGCAGGAGTGGAAGATCGGGCAGGGAAGGGGGACCTCGATAGAGGGTGGTGTTGCCTTCTCGCCGCTCGCCGACGAGGCGCTTGCAGCGACGCTCGGCATCAAGACCCCGGGCGATTACAAGGAAAGCCTGAACTTTGGCCCGCGCCTGCCCGGCGATCTATGGCCAACCAGGCCGGAAGGGCTGGAACAGGCCTTTGCCGACTACTTCACAGAGATGGAAAAGCTTGCAGGCCATTTACGCCGGGCATTCTGCGAAGCGATAGGCCTCGCCCCGGACTATTTCGAGCCGGCGTTTGAAAACCACCTCTCGGCGCTACGGGTGATCAATTATCCGGAGCAGAAGGAGAGCCCGCTTCCCGGGCAACTCCGCGCCGGCGTTCACACCGATTACGGCTTCATGACTATCCTGCGTTCGGAAGCTTCTCCGGGCGGACTGCAGGTGAAAAACCGGGCCGGTGACTGGCTGGATGCGCCGAATGTCGAGAGCGCCTACGTCATCAATATCGGCGATGCCTTCATGCGCTGGTCCAACGATGAATGGCTGTCCACGCCGCACAGGGTCGCCAATCCGCCTGGTGCTTTCAAGGGGACGACGCGTCGCCAGTCCATCCCGTTCTTCCTCAACCCGTCCAGGGACACCGTGATTGAATGCCTCGCGCCTTTTGCAGCAAAGAGCGCCGCCAAATACGAGCCGATCACCTACGGAGACTACATTTTACTGAAGACCAGCCAGGCCTTCGGCAAAACCTGA
- a CDS encoding elongation factor G — MRCFTVLGPSQTGKSTVVEKLGSLEGAPRKSRSPYGLNLTEFTFGNEAWCALDAPGPNEALAHAQHALLASDACILCVSSAPEEAVLAAPYLRIVEASGTPCILFVNRMDEPRGRLRDVIAALQDYANHTLLLRQIPIREGDRIVGSCDLISERAWRYREGQTSALIAIPESAADREHEARSELLEHLSEFDDWLLDELIEDREPPSDALYAISSRVLRENRIIPVLIGAASHGNGMMRLMKALRHEAPPVGVLRQRLARAGNVDENKLTAVSFHAYHRQNIGKTVLVRAFGEGLRQGALLGGSSLGAVQDPANGRSNSAIVPASGDVFATVKSDHLPVPSLLTSDATVAPPEWTEPPTPMLERILVPGSERDENKLSETLAKLSETDRGLVVLQEEGTGAQLVRAQGPVHLRDLCRTLSDVFHIDVTDRTPSPIYRETIAKPSEVHYRHRKQTGGAGQFADVKLSIRPNERGRGFTFSETVKGGVVPRNYIPAVEAGAREAMEKGPLGFQVIDVGVTLFDGQHHAVDSSEHAFRTASKMGVRQALSEASAVLMQPVFRIEIHIPSTYSGSLVQIVSTLKGQVLGFDRDETAKGWDIFRALIPGGALDDLARALRSATQGIGYFSKTFDHFEELYGKEADAIVRAHDQEPGVAH; from the coding sequence ATGCGCTGCTTTACCGTGCTTGGACCCTCGCAGACCGGAAAATCAACAGTCGTGGAAAAGCTCGGCTCCCTGGAGGGGGCGCCGAGAAAATCCAGGTCCCCTTATGGATTGAACCTCACAGAATTCACCTTTGGAAACGAGGCGTGGTGTGCGCTGGATGCGCCAGGACCGAACGAAGCGCTGGCTCATGCACAGCACGCGCTTCTTGCCAGCGATGCCTGCATCCTGTGCGTTTCGTCGGCCCCCGAGGAGGCTGTGCTCGCCGCGCCCTATCTGCGGATAGTCGAAGCCTCGGGGACGCCGTGCATCCTCTTCGTCAACCGAATGGACGAACCGAGAGGGCGGCTGAGGGACGTGATCGCCGCGCTTCAAGACTACGCCAACCACACGCTTCTGCTTCGCCAGATCCCGATCCGCGAGGGGGACAGGATCGTAGGCAGTTGCGATCTGATTTCGGAACGGGCGTGGCGCTACCGGGAAGGGCAGACTTCGGCGCTGATCGCAATCCCCGAAAGCGCCGCCGACCGCGAGCACGAAGCGCGCAGCGAACTCCTGGAACACCTGTCCGAATTCGATGACTGGCTTCTCGATGAACTGATCGAAGATCGCGAGCCGCCCAGCGACGCGCTCTATGCCATTTCGTCGCGGGTTCTCAGGGAAAACAGGATTATTCCAGTCCTGATCGGTGCCGCAAGTCACGGCAACGGCATGATGAGGCTGATGAAGGCGCTGCGCCACGAGGCGCCGCCGGTAGGGGTTCTTCGACAGCGCCTGGCCCGTGCGGGCAATGTCGATGAAAACAAGCTGACCGCCGTGAGCTTCCATGCTTATCATCGCCAGAATATCGGCAAGACGGTGCTGGTGCGTGCGTTTGGTGAGGGACTGCGGCAAGGCGCATTACTAGGTGGCTCCAGCCTCGGCGCCGTGCAGGATCCCGCAAACGGACGGTCGAACTCGGCGATCGTGCCTGCATCGGGGGATGTCTTCGCAACGGTCAAGTCCGACCACTTGCCCGTCCCGTCGCTGTTGACATCAGACGCGACGGTCGCCCCACCCGAATGGACCGAGCCACCTACGCCGATGCTTGAACGGATCCTGGTCCCGGGCAGCGAACGCGATGAAAACAAGCTCTCCGAAACGCTGGCAAAACTCTCCGAGACGGATCGCGGTCTTGTCGTTTTGCAGGAGGAAGGCACTGGCGCCCAGCTCGTCCGCGCCCAGGGCCCGGTCCATCTGCGCGATCTCTGCCGAACCCTGTCGGACGTCTTCCACATCGACGTAACCGATCGAACGCCCAGCCCGATCTACCGCGAGACGATCGCAAAGCCGTCCGAGGTTCACTACCGGCATCGCAAACAGACCGGCGGTGCCGGGCAATTCGCGGATGTAAAGCTGAGCATTCGCCCCAACGAGCGCGGCCGGGGCTTCACCTTCAGCGAAACCGTCAAGGGTGGCGTCGTCCCGCGCAACTACATCCCTGCCGTCGAAGCAGGTGCGCGCGAAGCGATGGAGAAAGGGCCGCTCGGCTTCCAGGTCATCGACGTCGGCGTAACGCTGTTCGATGGTCAGCACCATGCCGTCGACAGTTCGGAACACGCCTTCAGGACTGCATCGAAAATGGGAGTGCGACAGGCGCTTTCGGAAGCGTCGGCCGTCTTGATGCAACCAGTGTTCCGCATTGAAATTCACATTCCGTCGACCTATTCCGGCAGCCTCGTCCAGATCGTCTCCACTCTCAAGGGTCAGGTTCTCGGCTTCGACCGGGATGAAACCGCTAAGGGATGGGACATCTTCCGGGCACTTATTCCGGGCGGCGCACTTGACGATCTGGCGCGCGCGCTGCGCTCGGCGACGCAGGGCATCGGTTACTTTTCCAAGACCTTCGATCACTTCGAGGAGCTATACGGCAAGGAAGCGGACGCCATCGTGAGGGCACACGATCAGGAACCGGGCGTTGCACACTGA
- a CDS encoding enoyl-CoA hydratase/isomerase family protein, with protein sequence MSTSETFETILYEKDGQDKFATITINRPEKLNAMNKTTVREIDRAVAMAVADKEVNALIITGAGRAFSSGYDLQGADYDVDIEDWHADMSENAQALLNIWKAPIPIIASVNGYALAGALELMMACDLAIAGDNAKFGEPEVRHNSGPPALFMPWLLATRDVRWLMYTGDVVDAEEALRMHLINKIVPAHQLREKTENLARKLARMPVPAIKFAKSSINNQQMAAGLMTSFEFNVHAIAALHVSRDGQAWMRNLQKMSLKEYLEFRDAPFKGLD encoded by the coding sequence ATGAGCACTTCCGAGACCTTCGAGACGATCCTTTACGAGAAGGACGGCCAGGATAAATTCGCGACGATCACCATCAATCGTCCGGAAAAGCTCAATGCGATGAACAAGACGACGGTGCGCGAAATCGACCGCGCCGTCGCCATGGCTGTCGCCGACAAGGAGGTCAACGCGCTCATCATCACGGGGGCGGGCCGCGCATTCTCGTCCGGCTATGATCTTCAGGGTGCCGATTACGATGTCGATATCGAGGACTGGCATGCGGACATGTCGGAGAACGCCCAGGCGCTCCTCAACATCTGGAAGGCACCGATCCCGATCATCGCTTCCGTGAACGGTTATGCGCTTGCGGGTGCGCTTGAGCTGATGATGGCCTGCGATCTGGCCATTGCCGGCGACAATGCGAAGTTTGGTGAGCCGGAGGTGCGGCACAATTCCGGCCCGCCGGCACTGTTCATGCCCTGGCTCTTGGCCACCCGTGACGTGCGCTGGCTGATGTATACAGGTGATGTGGTCGATGCCGAGGAAGCCTTGCGCATGCACCTCATCAACAAGATCGTGCCCGCGCATCAACTGAGGGAAAAGACTGAGAACCTGGCACGCAAGCTGGCCCGCATGCCCGTGCCGGCAATCAAGTTCGCCAAGTCCTCCATCAACAACCAGCAGATGGCCGCTGGCCTGATGACATCCTTCGAATTCAACGTCCACGCCATCGCCGCCCTGCATGTCAGTCGCGACGGGCAGGCGTGGATGCGCAATCTGCAGAAGATGTCGCTGAAGGAATATCTCGAGTTCCGCGATGCCCCGTTCAAGGGGCTAGACTGA
- a CDS encoding ABC transporter permease — MSKHMLNGYCLIIYGFLLLPILVVVGASFNAGAFLTFPPQGLSFRWYVVFFHNDVFWRAIRTSLWVAAVSTLISGIIGTMAAMFYVQHAGRWKESVRLAMLLPLLLPEVLTAISLLFFVYTIGIGTTTMAGMLIGHVLMTLPFVFINVSAAMEAYEPSWSLAARSLGAGPFTRFRRIMLPLIKPGVIGGCLFAFIISFDLFTISFMLKNVGTATLPIQIYDYLRTNFTPEAAAVSTLSIVMTVVVVVVSEKLFGLRIHRF; from the coding sequence ATGTCCAAGCATATGTTGAATGGCTATTGCCTCATCATCTACGGCTTTCTGCTGCTGCCCATTCTCGTGGTCGTCGGTGCCTCCTTCAACGCGGGGGCATTTTTGACCTTTCCGCCGCAGGGCCTCTCATTTCGGTGGTATGTCGTCTTCTTCCATAACGATGTCTTCTGGCGTGCCATCCGAACCTCGCTTTGGGTCGCGGCCGTCTCGACCCTGATTTCCGGTATCATCGGAACGATGGCGGCAATGTTCTACGTGCAGCATGCGGGGCGCTGGAAGGAAAGTGTCCGGCTGGCGATGCTTTTGCCGCTGCTCTTGCCGGAAGTTCTGACAGCGATCTCGCTTCTGTTCTTTGTCTATACGATCGGCATCGGCACGACGACGATGGCTGGCATGCTGATCGGGCATGTGCTCATGACGCTGCCCTTCGTCTTCATCAACGTGTCTGCGGCCATGGAAGCCTATGAACCGTCGTGGAGCCTTGCCGCCCGCAGTCTTGGTGCCGGACCATTCACGCGCTTCAGACGCATCATGCTACCTTTGATCAAGCCCGGCGTCATCGGCGGCTGCCTGTTCGCGTTCATCATCTCGTTCGACCTCTTCACGATATCGTTCATGTTGAAGAATGTCGGAACGGCCACGCTTCCGATTCAGATCTACGATTATCTCAGGACGAACTTCACCCCTGAGGCAGCGGCAGTATCGACCTTGTCCATCGTGATGACGGTTGTCGTGGTCGTGGTCTCCGAAAAACTGTTCGGCCTGCGGATACACCGTTTTTGA
- a CDS encoding PotD/PotF family extracellular solute-binding protein, translated as MMKMNRRQVLAGMGGVTAAAMVGLPTWAQSKTLVVPTLGGAWEQFWRQTLAPAFTEKSGAQVTLDAGNGRVWSANLRAAGPQKPPYSILMTNEAFASSLRKEGFFEKLDLAKLPNYADLYPLAKKTDGWGAVAMVSPIGLAYRTDMVQTPPKGWKDLWDNPEFKGRIGLYNFANTAGKMELMLASKIFGKDQYDVDAGFKALEKLGPVIQADFNLSTGIASGEFVVAPFDFGEVARLRSQGLPIDVIVPEEGLLMFDQTLNILANGPEKDLAYQYANFLLSPEGQLPLMKQFFVSPTNAKVVVPDDLKKDVPISGEVMEKILTWDWDFMNEKQAGFAETWAKIMK; from the coding sequence ATGATGAAGATGAACAGGCGGCAGGTTCTTGCCGGAATGGGTGGAGTAACAGCGGCGGCCATGGTTGGCCTGCCGACATGGGCGCAATCCAAGACACTTGTCGTGCCGACGCTCGGCGGCGCATGGGAACAGTTCTGGCGCCAGACGCTGGCACCGGCCTTCACTGAAAAGAGCGGCGCGCAGGTGACGCTGGATGCGGGCAACGGGCGTGTCTGGAGCGCCAACCTGCGGGCGGCAGGGCCGCAGAAGCCGCCATATTCGATCCTGATGACCAATGAGGCGTTCGCATCGAGCCTGCGCAAGGAAGGCTTCTTCGAAAAGCTTGATCTGGCGAAATTGCCAAACTATGCCGACCTCTATCCGCTTGCCAAGAAGACCGACGGCTGGGGTGCCGTGGCCATGGTATCGCCGATCGGCCTCGCCTATCGCACGGACATGGTCCAGACGCCGCCGAAAGGCTGGAAGGACCTCTGGGACAACCCGGAGTTCAAGGGGCGCATCGGCCTCTACAATTTTGCCAATACGGCCGGCAAGATGGAACTGATGCTGGCATCCAAGATCTTCGGCAAGGATCAATATGATGTAGATGCCGGCTTCAAGGCGCTGGAAAAGCTTGGCCCAGTCATCCAGGCCGATTTCAACCTTTCCACCGGCATCGCATCCGGCGAATTCGTCGTCGCTCCCTTCGATTTCGGCGAGGTGGCGCGTCTGCGCAGCCAGGGCCTTCCGATTGACGTCATCGTGCCGGAAGAGGGGCTTCTGATGTTCGATCAGACCCTCAACATTCTTGCAAACGGCCCCGAGAAGGATCTGGCCTACCAATATGCCAACTTCCTTCTGTCCCCTGAAGGCCAGTTGCCGCTGATGAAGCAGTTCTTCGTCTCGCCAACCAATGCCAAGGTTGTCGTCCCTGACGATCTGAAGAAGGACGTGCCGATTTCCGGCGAAGTGATGGAGAAGATCCTCACCTGGGACTGGGACTTCATGAACGAGAAGCAGGCAGGCTTTGCCGAGACCTGGGCCAAGATCATGAAATGA